The sequence GACTCCCTTCCTGTGCACTGGTCCAGGAAACAGGGGAACTCTTGGATTTCCTGTGGGACCCCTCCTGGATACCAGGGTTTGTCCTACTCCCACAAGCCTCTCCTTGGTGGCCTTGCCCTCTCTATGGTACAGTGCAGGGCCTTCCTCAAGCAGAGGGGATTGTCCCTTaccctggcccccagcccctgctcagaccacaggttctggggaaggctggtgggaagaggggagatccctgcccctcctcccccaaggcTCAGGCCTTGTGTCCAAGATTAATCATTAATGGgctcccagctccagccccacccaCTGCATGGCCAGGGACTGGGAAAACCCTGAAAATGGGGGCCATGGGGAAAAAACCAAGGGCAGGGAGAGCACCAACCTGCGCCCTCCCTGGCCTGAGCCTGCCCACCCTCCGGCAGCCGCCAGGGGCACCCGGACCCCTGGAGCAGTAGTGTAGCACTCCCTACCACTCAGCTCTGAGGGTCTGACGCCCGCAGTCCCAGTTTGGAGCTTGCAGCAGCGAAAGCCGGGACCCCAGGGGGTAGACTGAGGCAGGGAGCAAGCTGGTGGTGGGTGCTGGGCCCCCAGGACGTACCTTGTCCCCGTCCTTCTCGTGCTTAGCGTGCTGGCTCGGCCCCGGGCCGCGCCGCCCGGGCGCTTACTAAGCGGCGGGCCGTCCCCGCCGGGCCTGGACCatgcccccgcccccaccgccGCCGGCGCCGCACCCGCTCCGGCCAGGTGCGGCCGCCAGCCTGGCCCGGCCCCCGGCGCCGCGGCCAATGGGCGCCCCGGGTCCCGGGCCCCTCCTGGCCCCTCCGTGCCCGCCCAGGACGCACAGAAGCCGCATTCAGCGCGCCGGGGCGCAGCGCCGCGCCCCCCGCCGCCGGCCCAACAAGGCGCGTTTGTCTCCGACGCGCCAACAGGGCCATTGTCCCGCTGCCGGACTCGGAGGCTCGGCCGAGCTTCCAGCCTGGGAGGGATTCGAGGGTGCCTGGGAAACGAGGTGGCGTGGTAATGGTGATGGGGGTGGTAGTGAGGGCAGTCCAGCTCTGGGGAAAAGGAGGCGGCTAGACTAGTTGCTGAATTTTTATTGGGGCTTCTGGAGCCCTGGGGATCCAACGGAAGGTATGGCCTCTTGCTTGAGAGTCCTTGCAAGCTGGAGACACACATTCTTGGTATTCGAAATGTGGATGAGAGGGGTGGGGCATGGTGCCAGAATCCTGAGGGAAGCTCAGGCAAGGGACGGATCTCCAACTGGTCACGCCCCTTGAAGGGCACCCGTCAGGGCTGAGCACAGCACCATCAGCAGGTGCCCCATCAGGACGCACCTTTTCTACTCTGGGGTTTCCCTCCAGAGGAAACTGGTCCTTCCCAGAGAAGCAGGGCCAATGACAGGGACTAATGCCCACCTGGAGCCGGGAATGCTCAGCTCCAGCTGTGGGCAGTGCAAAACCAGTTGGCCACCCAGTGCAGCATGGGCCACATCAGAGCCCCACTGCCCCCGCCATTGCAGGGTGACTCCGGAATGGGGAAAATTCCACATCAGCATGGCTGCCAGGGACTTTTCCATTATCTCATGGGCTTCCTCTCCAGCCTTGCCCTGGCAACCCTGCCAAGGCCCTGGGATGCACATGCACTCAGGCAGGCCCAAGTCGTCCCCTAGGGCAGCAGGCTTTGACTTCAGAGGCCCTGACCCTGTCCCTTGCTTCTGGAAGCACCTCTGCAACGCCACCAGCATGCCAGAGCGGAACAAGGCCCTCTCCTATACCCACAGTGAGGCCCAGCCCTGGGTTCTCTGCTCCCTCAGCCAGAGCCCGCCCAAGCTCTTGCCTTCCCCCTACACAGGTTGGGCCTGTAGCCACTGCCCAAAAACCTCTACAGAGCCTGGGCAGTGAGGGCCAGAGGGCCAAGCCCCTCAGGTGCCTAGATCTGAGGAAGGTAGAGCCCAGTTCCAAATCCACACTTCCCCACCCTGGGCTCTGCTGACAGCACTCAGCCACCGGGGCACCCTGGGGAGGCTACCGAGAAACTCCTTGCCTGACCTGGGAAGGGCTGGGTGACCATCCCAAGCCCCCGATTCTGGCCCTGGCTCTCCCATGAGGCACTAGCAGTCCTGGGCAAGGGCATGTCCCCCTAGGCCTCAGCAAAGGCACTGCGAGGGTCGGGTGGGAAGCTGTAGGGATGGCCCAGCAAGGGTCACAAGTCGGGCTGCTGGCATACTCGGTGGTTCTGCTCATGAGCCCACAAGGTAAAGCTAGGTCCCCTCAACTCAGAGAGATCCCCACAGATCCTTCAAGCACTGGCTTCTACCTTCTGGGCTGACTCCAGCAGGAGGTGATGACAATCATGGCTGGTGTTTACTTTCTTACCAGACACCTGACACCAGAGTCTGCATAACATCATCACTGAACCCTCCGCATGCCCCTGGGAGGGAGGCTCCAGAATGTCTACCCCTAATCGACACATGAGGAAGCAGGTTCAAAGGACAGGTACCTGGGCTGGAGTGTGAACCAAGGCAGACTGACTTCAGAGCTCAAGCCCACAACCTCTGCACCTACCTTCTGGCATCTCTGGACCCAAAGGCGTGCCTGGACATCCAGAGAGCTCTGAGCAGTGATGGGACCCCTCTCCGTAAAtacccagggctggcccagcctGGAGCACAGGGCACCAGGTGGCCCGTCTCAACCCCAGGAAGGCTCATGAACACGGAATTCAATTGGCTGCAAAACTCCAGCTGTTTAATAACAAAACTTCCCCATCCTCACCCCATCACCGCACTGGGAGAGTCATGGCTCCGAccatgtgtgaatgtgtgtgtgtggggggctgcGGAAAGCCAAGGTGAATGGGAGCAGTCAGTGAGGGGCTGGTTGGGCCCTCGCCCCCCATGTCGTTGACTACTGGGAGCATCGAGTCAGGCTGGGCACAGAGGCCTCTCCTCCGCCCAGCCAGGAGCAGGGAGCTCTATCTGAGAGAGGCTGGGGCTGCCcacaggcccagccagggagtaTGACAGGAGGCCAGGgccagcagggggaggagggggatgaAAACAGAAGAGACTCTGGTCTGTCACCGAGCCTAGGTCCCCTGGCCTGCCCGTGCCAAGTCCAACACCGGGAGCTGGCCTCACCCATGGAGAGGCTGCCACCACTCACAACGGCCTTGCCTTCTTGGCCTTCTTCTCAGACCTCACAGCCTCATCGTGGGCTTTCCGCTTCTCCGCCAGTTTGTTGGCCTGTAAGGAGGAAAAAGAGGGATGAAGCTGTGATTcaggagggtggggggtggcggGGAGGGGAACTTCCCCTTCTGCTACTCGTCTTAAAAGCACAGCTTCCAGAAAAGCTAACAGGCAAATTACCATGAGTCAAACCTATTTGAATAAACTCAGGTGAAGAAACACACCTTCCCCTTTGCCTTTATGACTATTATTTTATGCACCCTCAGCAAGTTAGGAGGATCCCAGAGCTGGAAGCAAGTGCCCCATTTACTGCCCCTACTTGGGAGAGCTGGGTGCCATTCAAACCtgcaccaggagctgctggggagGGGCCAACCTGGAACAGTCTTTCCCCTGGGGCCACTGGGCAATATCTATTACAAAACAGGCCTCTCAACCTGGCAATTATACTCCTTCAATTTTACCCTCCAGAGACATTCGAAGCTGGCATGGACATGCTCAAGAGTGTTCTCTAAGAATgactaaaaatggaaaacaatcttACCCTACCAGCAAGGAACAGGCCATGTATTGTGTGATGTCGTGGAAAGAAATTCATGCTATGGTTAAATAATAAACACCGCAATACAACCTAGATGTAGCACGATGcccccaaaccacatctgtgttattacacacacaaaagaacctGGGGGCTATTACTAGAGATGACCCCAAGGGCAGGACTGCGAGCTGCTTCCACGCCATCCACTACCAAGTTCATGTGCACacaaaactttaatttttttttttactatgagCATATGTGGAACATATATTGTAAACAAGaggaaacaaaatagagaaaagctTAACAAAACCTCGCACGGTCCCTCTCACTTCATGCACTCCTGTTGAGCGGTCCTTCCTAATGCAGGCCCTGAGCCTGGCGGGACAGCTCTGTTCCCAGACCCCGGCAGACTCAGCAACAGTGGGGGCAGGAAGGAGACTGAAGCCCTGAAGAAAGCCACGCGAGAGCTGCTGACACCAAGATGCCCACACAGGCCTGGGTGGGGGTCCCAGAGGCCGCGCTGGGCCAGGCCAGCAACCTCTGAAAAAGGCCAGGAGAGGGCCTGGAGTCAGCCCAGGCGAGAGCCAGCCAGCCTCGAAGCTCACCTGTGCGGCCACATCTGGTGGCCACACCTAGAGCCTCAGGCAGGCAGCAGGGACTCACCTCGCGGATTTTGCGCCTCTTGCCAAACATGATCTTGTTGTAAAGGTACTTCTCGCGCTTCTTCATCATCATGATGGCCAGGCGCTTGGCCTCGCTCTCCTCCTCCTGGGCCAGCCGCTGCTTATCCTCCAGCTTCACGGTGCCTGCCGTCACCCTGGGCTTCTAGGGACACAGGGTGGACGCTTGTGGATACAGGTTCCTCCCCCACCAGTCCCCTGGCTCCTGCCCTTCTGGGCCAGGGCTGGCGCCGAGACGGCCAGTGGGGCTGCTTCCCTGGTACCTTCCCCTCCAtcctctgctcctccagggaTGTCAGTTGggcctcttcctccttttccgaACCAGCCTccacatcttcctcctcctcctcttcattttcTCCCCCTTCATCAGCATCACCCTCATTGTCTTCCTCATCCTCCTCATCCTCTTCTTCAGATTCATTCAAATTTCCTATAAACAGCCAATGACTTCTGAATGCTGTGGGAGCCTGCTCTTACCCTCGCAGGGGAGAACTGGCACCAGGCACCACCCTCTTCGGCCACGGGGACGTTCCACAAGCAGGGCAGGACTGTCCCAAACATGGCCCCCTCTGGcacctctccccacagccccagctgccttCAGAGGAAACTCCAGGCCCTCCACCCCTGAGCTCTGCCGCCTCCTGTATAAACATCAATGACAACTTCCAGACCATTCTTCCGCCCAGTTTCTCTGAACATCAAGTAACACCTGATCGTGGGACACAATGTGTTCCCTTTTCCTAAGCCTTACTCCAAAGGGGGGTTTAAAGGGCCTTGTGTCCCTGATGCCCTGTTCTCTGGAGCCGCCACCTTTGCAGCCAAGAAGGGAAACAGCCAGCCAGAGTGCCCTCCCACTCACCTGGGTGCTCTCCCCGCTGCAAGGCCAGCAGCTTCAGTTTCTCAGGAGGAATGTAATCTCCTTCCTTCTCCGACACGAAAGGCGAGAGGTGAGGGGGCAGCTGCACCCCAGGGAAGTAGTCTGCCACAGGGAGGAGGACCCGGGCATTCACAGAGTCAAACACCCACTGGGGCTGCACGTAGTACCTGGTGCAGAGCAGTAGGAGAGACAGGTCACAGGGGCCACTCGAGGCCCAACTGCATCCGCGGGGGCCTTGAGACAGACCTCCGCACCCAGAACCCCAAacaggtggaggaagatgagggcttAGGGGCCTACCTGCCAATGATGGAGGTCTGCTGCCCAGGCCGGTCGACAATCTGGTGGGTGATGCAGGAGTCTGTGACATCATAGGTGGCCCCGATGCACAGAGACTTGTCCCATGACACGTCCCCCCCAAAACTCCTACAGGAACAGGAAGAGCCCACAAGAGACCTCAGGCATGAGGTGCCTGCCCTGGGACCCACTGGCCCACAAGCTTGCCCTCCTAGGACTCACctgtcccgtccccaccccaggATGCCCTCGTCTGTCCGACACCTCCGGTGCCGGCCCCCGACCTTCTGTTCTAAGCTGGTGAGAAAGTGAGGCCAGCTGCCCTCTGATGAGAGCGTCCCGTGTGCTCAGGGCACGCTGAGCGCTCTCCACAAACTGCTctgttgaatcctcacaacagccctgagaAGTGGATACTGACACCATCCTGATGTCACTAATGGGCATCCAGCGCAGGACCCGGCCCAGAGCcagtgctgcaggcctcctcacCTGACGACGAAAGCCAAGGCCTCGCGGGGGACCTCGCGGTTCAGGAAGAACTTCAGGCCCTCGAAGAGCTTCTTGTGCTTCTCCTGTGCCTCCAGCTCCTTCCTGCGGTCCTCTTCCTGCGCCGCCATCTCCTGCCGCGAAAGGGGCCAGGCCTCACTCCGTCAGGCCCACCCAAACCCCCACTGGAGGGCAGGGGTTGGAGATGATCAGCTCTCCAGCTTCCTTTTAGATCCTTCGGTCCCAACCACCTCACCCCCCATCCCCCCAACCCTTCTTGAAGGCAGCACAGTCCTCACCCCATCAGCAGGAAATTCATCCACCTCGGCCTCCTCCTCCACAGGCACCACCACGCGGGCCAGACTGGCACTGAGAGCTGCCAGTTTCTGCAGGAAAGAAACAGGGCTGCAAGGCTGAGGCTTGCCGGTGGGCGGCCTCGTCTGGGGCCGTGgccggggtggggaggggtaGCAGCAACAGTTCTGGGACATCAGTGAGTTTGGGTTCCAAGGGCAAGCCCCAAGACCACCCATTTAGCCATGAACACCCCCAACCCTAGGCCAGGGACCACCCTTCTGGGAGATGCCGGGCCAGTGCTCTGGAAGCCTCTCTCACCTCCAAAGAGCTCTCGGAGTCCAATGCATAGGTGTCCTCCCTGGCCTTCAATTCTGTGTGGGCCTGACCCTCGAGCTAGGAGGCAGGGGAAAGGTCAGAGGAAGAAGACACCCACAGCCCCCGCCTCCACGTGGGGAGAGAAGGCCGTGTCCCCTGTGGGGTGAGGAGGAGGTGCTGGGGTGGGCTGGGGCCCTACCTTGGGAGGGTAGTGCAGGTTGAGAGACTGGTAGAGGCGGAAGTTGACGAAGCCCAACAGGGTGGTGTAGAACTCGGTGAAGGTGGCCATGACCCTGTAGTCCACGTCTGTCGGGTGCTGGGGGGCACAGGAGGCGCATCAGCAGTGTGGGTGCAAAGACGGCACTGATGACCCACACAGGCCGGGGGGGTCTGGCCTGCCCAAGGACCACAAACTCCTCCAGGGCAGCCCTGCCTTCAGAGCTCTGCCCCACAAGAAGGGGCTCTGTGGTGTGTTCCCACCCAGGAGCATTCTGGCACCAGCGAGGCTCTAGACAGAGGTCCCAAGGGTTAGGGATGTCCTGGAGGCCCATGCCAGTTCCCCAAGCCATAAAGAGGGAGCTAGGAGTAAGAAAAGGGAAGACTTTGTCACAAGAGgggccctccctctcccccaccccagcatTCCCCCTCATCCTCCAAGTCTCGGCTCAGACTTTCATCCTCGCAGAGGTCGCCTTCCCCAACCAGTCTGGTCAGAGCTCATGCCTTCTCTGTGCCCATCCCACAACCTTCGTTCAATGCCTTCTCCGAGCACCCGGGGCAGTGTTCCCGGAGCCCAGCCCCATGGCTGGCCCAGCTCGGAGAGGCAGCCCTGGAGTAATCTGTCTGCCCAGGTGGGACAATGGGTAGACAGCCCTCGGTGCCTACAAGCCCTGGCAGGAGCCCTGGGACGGACACTCAGAATTCGGTGACCCCACCTCAGGCCCAAGCCAGAGACAAAAGCACAACCCGGGAGGACCTGGGATAGGCTGGGGCAGCTGGCCGGCTCAGCCCCAGGGAGCTCTTGAGAAATGGCGGGCAGAAAGCTGCCTGCTTGGCGCAGACGCACAGAGCCACCATCTCGAGCTGCCGACCCAGCGAGCAGGGGACAGGGAAGAGCTCATCTTGGCCCCCGAGGAGCTGATAAAGCAAAACAGGGCACGGATCTGAGCCACATCAAAGCACCTCGACTCTGGAGCAGCACTGTCCCCCCCCAACCAGGGAGGCTAGTCCAGCCCTGCCGACCCCTGGGACCTGGATGGGAGGATTGCCGAGCGATGCCAAAATCAATAGTGATCACAACGTCCCTTTTGTGCTGGGCAGGCCCGTGACTCTGAGCTGTTTCTCCACTCTGCCATCAGGCAGTGACCTGGGCTGTGGGGGTACAGCGGCCAAGAGGTACCCACCTGGCCCCCCACTCACACTTTCATCTTCCCAAGAGCATCTGCCAGGGCCCTTGATGGGCCTGGCGAGTAACTGAGCACCAACTCCACTTTCCCCAGCACAGCGCTGAGGAGGGGCCCCCACCCTGCCAACTGGCCCCACTACCTGCCTGGGTCCCACTGTGGGGAGCCCAGCACTGGCTGCTCAGGGGAAGTGGGCACATCAAGGCTCAAGGCTCAGGGCCCCGTCCCCCATCCTCCTGCTGAGAGGAAGTAGCGCAGGACCCAGGACCCCGTCCCCCATCCTCCTGCTGAGAGGAAGTAGCGGCAGTGAGctggtggggaggaaggaggaatgggCGGACGTTCCCTTCCCCCAGAGCCAGCTGTGTGGAGGCTGGCCTCCACAGGGGCCTATTCACCACTCGGGAGGACACACAAAGACTAGTCTGAGCAGCAAGGGGGTGGGAcatcaaagagaaggaaggagacggggaccagagaggaaggagggaaggccagtcagagaaggcaggaagggaggaggaggagaggatggaCGGAGCGGGGAACAGGGAAGGCCGAGGCTCTGGCACacacgcctgccccagggagtGGCAACAGGGACTGCTGAGGGCCACGCCCGCCACTCACCCACAGGCAGACTGCAGCCTGCCACCAAACATCACCACTGCTCCATAGCAGAGCAGGTTCCGGCCCTCGAACTCCCGCCAGCCCAAGGTAAAGGAGAAGGGCCTGGACCCCCGGCTCACCCTGGAGCACTGGACAACCTGGTCAGCAAACCCCCTGCCCAGCCAGGCTGGCGCATTTGCTCTCCACTGAAGGCGCCAGCTCCCGCACAATGCACAAGCAGGAAGCTGGGCTGCATGCAGGCCCACACAACGGTAAGTCAGGCGGAGGGCCTGGTCGAGACCCTTTGGGGGCCTAGAAGCTAATGATGCCCCCTAAGGAGGCAAACCTAGGATTTCTCTCCATGGGTCCCTGCCAAAATCCGCcagtctgaaaaaaataaataagtagcagGACCACCTGGTGCTTGTGCTCACCCTCCCCAATCTCacccagtccccagccctgcgAGGGAAGCTGAGGCGTTCAGGAAAGCAGCTTGGCCAAGGTCTGACAGAGGGTAGGCCTGGGCCGGGCCACTGTGCAGGCCTCAGCAGCCGCTCACTGTTCATTCAGCAACCCCAAAGGGCCAAGCACCAGGCACTCTGaaggattttctttcttaaatcttCACAACAAGGTTCAGAAAGTGGAAGCCCACCATTAACTGAGGCACATAGGTGAAGGAACGTGTCCAAAGTCACCAGCTAGGGGGTACCAGAGCcaggctggctccagctctgaccACGATGTTGTGCAGCACatcccccaccccactctccGCCCCAGCCCCGGCCAACACTCAGGAACCCAGCGCTGGATGCTGCAGGGCAGCAGAACCAACCCTTCACCCAGACCCTTGTCTCTGTCTAGGAGCCCGAGAGGGAGCAACAACTGAGCACGAGCCCCTCCCCGTAGGCACACTCACGTCGTGGGAGAAGGCATAGGGCGTGATCCACACGATGGGCTGTCCCAGCACCTCGGCCTGGTAGTAAATGCCTTTAATGGACAGGAAGACCTGTGGGTGGAGAGGGGACAGCACAGTGAAAACCACGGGGCGGGAAGGGAGGGAGCGAGGGGGGCGCCCTGCCAGGCGGCCCTGGGCTCACCTTGCGCAGGGCACGTGCGGCGATGATGTAGTGCAGGAACTCCACAGCAAGCCGGCGGCACAGCTGAATGGTCTGCACGTGGCACTTGCCAGTCCGTGGGAAGGTGGAAAAGAGGAAGCACATGGAGAGGGCATCATCCAGGTCCCGCAGAGCGTCTATGAACGTGGGGTACCTGTTGGCCAAGAGGGCAGTGCTCACAGGCTACGTCAGCTGGGGCCTCCTGACCTCCCTACCCCAACCCCATCGGCCACCCCAAACTTGCCCTTCCCCAAGCCAAGCCTTGCCACTGCCACCTCCTGACCAGAAAGTCAGGCAATGCCCAGAGGCCTGGCAGCACCAGCTCCCCCACAGCCTTGGAACCACGTAACCAGGACATGCCCACTTAGCTCTGAGGATCAGAGAAATCCTGACAGGGGTGCTCAGGACACCCAATGCTCACCAGGGACTCAGCCTTGACCCACTTCCATGTGTTGTGGGTAGACCGAACCAGTGGCTCTCTAACTCTTTTCCAAGGTGGAAACTTCAGTTCAAAAGGAAATCTATCTGGAGATCCAAGACAGAAATCAGAAACACGTGCTGCTGACCTAGTGTGCCAGGGTGGAGGGTGGCAGCCTGCCTGTCCTCAGCAGCACTTGTGTCTTGGCCTGGCCACAGGTCACCAGAGTGGGTTATGTCTTGTCTCTCATCATCCAGACCTCTGTCTAGTTTATAGAACCAGTTAGAACCAGGCAGTAAAAATGCTGGAACTGGGTCCTGGGCCAGAAAGAGCCAGAGCAACAAAGCCACAGCCAGGAATCCTGTGGCAAATTGGGAAGCCGACGAGAATGAGCCACCTTTGGCAGGATCCACTACTGTGCGGCTGCCCCACTGAGGGACGGAGGCGTGGGTCATGGAAAGGACACTGCAGTATGAGTAATGATACCTGGAATCCAGCCCCAGCTGTGACCCAGAGTGGATCACTTTGCCTTGTATGACCCCAGTGGTTTCATTTGGAAAATGACATTGTTGGACCAGACTGTTGGTTTAAAACTGGGATCTGGCAGCTCCCTGGCAACGCCTGGAGACAAAACAGGGCTTCAAGTTTCCCTCCCCTGGCCAGAGCAGCTGTCAGAGCCTCTGGCATCCAAACTCCTTCCAGGAAGCTTCCTTTTGCAGAAAGTGTCCTGCTACTTCAGAAAAGAGCTCGGTGAAAGCCCCGGGACCAGAGCGAGCCAGGGACCTTCCAGCCCGAGGTGGCATCACTCACTGCAACGAGTCAGGAGGGGCCTGCCAGGTCTTCAGACCCAGACCAAGACGGAAGAAAGGCTGCAGGGATCTCCCACAAGACAACAGGAGGAGAGGCATCCGGTCTCCTGGTGCAGAGGCGGGAGCCTCCATCGGCCCCCTCTAGTGCCTCCAAGCTTCCTTACTCTCCACAGACAAAACCAGCACCCCGAGCCCTGTGTAGAAACAGCACCAGCCATTTCTGAGCCACCTGCTTCTCCCTCTTAAGCAATGGCTAAGGAGATGGGGTGATGAGGAATGGGAACACCACAACCACACCGCCACTTGGAGCATGCGTGAATCCACATACTCGCTTTTTTCTTGTgcctttttttcatttgttccacACAACAGCTGTGTGGCACAGGCAGAACAGGACTATCACCATCTCTCTGTTAGAGGAAGACCTGCTCGGAGCAGGAACGGTTCTCAGGCCGCCTATCTCGCGGGCTGTGGGGCAGGGGTGAGAACACCAGCTGTCGAGCTCCTAGGCCTGGGCTCTTCCTGTGCTAGCCCACTGCTGCCTGACTCAATGAAGCCAAGTCCATGCAGCCTGGAGCTATGTGTTCCCAGGCCATCAGCCCCAAAGAGAAGTTGGACATTCACTTAGCCCCGGGCTTCTGACCCTTACTACTAACGACATTTCGGACCAGGTTGTTCTGTGCACttgtagggtgtttagcagcatccctggcctctaccccttAAATACCAGTAGATACCCCCC is a genomic window of Diceros bicornis minor isolate mBicDic1 chromosome 35, mDicBic1.mat.cur, whole genome shotgun sequence containing:
- the PES1 gene encoding pescadillo homolog isoform X2, encoding MGGLEKKKYERGSATNYITRNKARKKLQLSLADFRRLCILKGIYPHEPKHKKKVNKGSTAARTFYLIKDIRFLLHEPIVNKFREYKVFVRKLRKAYGKSEWNTVERLKDNKPNYKLDHIVKERYPTFIDALRDLDDALSMCFLFSTFPRTGKCHVQTIQLCRRLAVEFLHYIIAARALRKVFLSIKGIYYQAEVLGQPIVWITPYAFSHDHPTDVDYRVMATFTEFYTTLLGFVNFRLYQSLNLHYPPKLEGQAHTELKAREDTYALDSESSLEKLAALSASLARVVVPVEEEAEVDEFPADGEMAAQEEDRRKELEAQEKHKKLFEGLKFFLNREVPREALAFVVRSFGGDVSWDKSLCIGATYDVTDSCITHQIVDRPGQQTSIIGRYYVQPQWVFDSVNARVLLPVADYFPGVQLPPHLSPFVSEKEGDYIPPEKLKLLALQRGEHPGNLNESEEEDEEDEEDNEGDADEGGENEEEEEEDVEAGSEKEEEAQLTSLEEQRMEGKPRVTAGTVKLEDKQRLAQEEESEAKRLAIMMMKKREKYLYNKIMFGKRRKIREANKLAEKRKAHDEAVRSEKKAKKARPL
- the PES1 gene encoding pescadillo homolog isoform X1, translating into MGGLEKKKYERGSATNYITRNKARKKLQLSLADFRRLCILKGIYPHEPKHKKKVNKGSTAARTFYLIKDIRFLLHEPIVNKFREYKVFVRKLRKAYGKSEWNTVERLKDNKPNYKLDHIVKERYPTFIDALRDLDDALSMCFLFSTFPRTGKCHVQTIQLCRRLAVEFLHYIIAARALRKVFLSIKGIYYQAEVLGQPIVWITPYAFSHDHPTDVDYRVMATFTEFYTTLLGFVNFRLYQSLNLHYPPKLEGQAHTELKAREDTYALDSESSLEKLAALSASLARVVVPVEEEAEVDEFPADGEMAAQEEDRRKELEAQEKHKKLFEGLKFFLNREVPREALAFVVRSFGGDVSWDKSLCIGATYDVTDSCITHQIVDRPGQQTSIIGRYYVQPQWVFDSVNARVLLPVADYFPGVQLPPHLSPFVSEKEGDYIPPEKLKLLALQRGEHPGNLNESEEEDEEDEEDNEGDADEGGENEEEEEEDVEAGSEKEEEAQLTSLEEQRMEGKKPRVTAGTVKLEDKQRLAQEEESEAKRLAIMMMKKREKYLYNKIMFGKRRKIREANKLAEKRKAHDEAVRSEKKAKKARPL